A single Candoia aspera isolate rCanAsp1 chromosome 9, rCanAsp1.hap2, whole genome shotgun sequence DNA region contains:
- the LOC134502854 gene encoding nucleoplasmin-like, with protein MIMQSLESLRKMKVDILRAEPVTSTSCELNDTTRRCVVKEEHDLLEHLVYLRTVVLGEDADDETHVVAVESRNMASVPEPVPIVSLKHSVLPMVCLDGFELLPPVSFILKSGTGPVYLNGQHLILEDDSDYEPTEEDIPDDVDADDSSFDEEEIPSTEIQPVS; from the exons ATGATTATGCAATCTTTGGAGTCACTGAGGAAGATGAAAGTAGATATCCTGCGGGCAGAACCTGTTACTTCCACAA GTTGTGAATTGAATGACACCACCCGGAGATGTGTAGTGAAAGAAGAACATGACTTATTAGAACACCTGGTATATCTGAGAACA GTAGTCCTGGGTGAAGATGCTGATGATGAGACCCATGTGGTGGCTGTGGAATCCAGAAATATGGCCAGTGTTCCAGAGCCGGTACCAATTGTATCACTGAAACATTCTGTCTTACCAATG GTCTGTCTTGATGGCTTTGAATTGCTTCCCCCTGTTTCTTTTATCCTAAAATCGGGAACAGGCCCAGTATATCTCAATGGGCAGCACCTGATCT TGGAAGATGATTCTGACTACGAGCCAACAGAGGAAGATATTCCAGATGATGTAGATGCTGATGACAGCAGCTTTGATGAAGAGGAAATACCAAGTACAGAGATACAACCTGTGAGTTAA